From one Gadus morhua chromosome 8, gadMor3.0, whole genome shotgun sequence genomic stretch:
- the tox4a gene encoding epidermal Langerhans cell protein LCP1-like isoform X6: protein MEFPGSSDNYLTITGSGHPFLSAEQTFHTPSLGDEVFEIPPISLDPDSALNVGDVVSHFGELSDGSDGVVGQVGSRSLVSNLVVGANDPSFASTFVNSGSQGIEHLNLGVMSQSGAGALLSSSALTTLLQELGNSNGSHFSSSSPMTIDVQLGDIGHGLLGSSQLSTINQSELGLGLSAGNILLQTNSPDQPLSATASPAGSLQDDDMDDFRSVLVDSPMSLSSASSSGPSHMPPRPTLLASAPIRRGGGKPATLASVTALAAAAAAGKRGRKKKDPNEPQKPVSAYALFFRDTQAAIKGQNPNASFGEVSKIVASMWDSLAEEQKQVYKRKTEMAKKEYLHAMAAYRANQMSQPSSEVMETSPSPPPPAPPPAPPVVAMVPAARLAPSGPLEENTITNICASNIILDVPEVTTRSRTGANKPTLPPLGSVTMTTSSLVPPGVTKIIISRQMLPAGGQVVTVLPSGVRTLQPVATYSAAARLPPPLQQMQQMQHGPPRLQQMAPAPPPLQMASKPREAGVASAMSAAGAAVPPPPLQIKIVPASVQGGKGGPIIVTTAAAAVLSASALSTAVSGPSLALQVVNSAHLDGHADEEVVAEVFSSEETDMEVGDALEGHSMCVRAGCTNPAVDSTDWDREYCSNECVADHCRDIFMAWCSIRSHNMGTVK from the exons ATGGAG TTTCCAGGCAGCAGTGACAATTACCTGACCATCACCGGATCAGGGCACCCTTTTCTGTCTGCAGAG CAGACATTTCATACCCCAAGCCTAGGCGATGAGGTATTCGAGATCCCTCCGATTTCCTTGGACCCGGATTCAGCCCTCAACGTCGGCGATGTAGTGTCCCACTTTGGGGAGCTTTCAGATGGCTCGGACGGTGTGGTTGGACAGGTTGGCTCCAGAAGCCTTGTTAGCAACCTGGTGGTCGGAGCCAACGATCCGTCGTTCGCCTCCACCTTCGTCAACAGCGGCTCCCAGGGCATCGAACATCTGAACCTGGGGGTGATGAGCCAGAGCGGAGCTGGAGCTCTGCTTAGCTCTTCGGCTCTG ACCACTCTTCTACAGGAACTGGGGAATTCGAACGGATCCCACTTCAGCAGCTCCTCGCCCATGACCATCGACGTGCAGCTCGGGGACATCGGCCACGGCCTCCTGGGCAGCAGCCAGCTGTCCACCATCAACCAGTCTGAGCTGGGGCTGGGCCTCAGTGCGGGCAACATCCTGCTGCAGACCAACTCTCCTGATCAGCCGCTGTCAGCCACCGCGTCCCCCGCCGGCTCCCTGCAGGACGACGACATGGACGACTTCCGG AGTGTCCTGGTCGACTCCCCCAtgtccctctcctctgcctcctcctctggtccctCCCAtatgcccccccgccccaccctgcTGGCCTCGGCCCCCAtccggagaggggggggcaagCCGGCCACACTGGCCTCGGTGACGGCCCtggcggcggctgctgcggcCGGCAAGAGGGGCCGGAAGAAGAAGGACCCCAACGAGCCCCAGAAGCCTGTGTCGGCGTACGCGCTCTTCTTCAGGGACACGCAGGCCGCCATCAAGGGCCAGAACCCCAACGCCTCGTTCGGAGAGGTGTCCAAGATCGTGGCCTCCATGTGGGACAGCCTGGCCGAGGAGCAGAAGCAG GtgtataaaagaaaaacagaaatggCTAAGAAGGAGTATCTCCATGCGATGGCAGCATACAGAGCCAACCAGATGTCCCAG CCCTCCAGCGAGGTGATGGagaccagcccctcccccccgccccctgctcccccccccgctccccccgtGGTCGCCATGGTGCCGGCCGCCCGCCTGGCCCCCAGCGGGCCCCTGGAGGAGaacaccatcaccaacatcTGCGCCTCCAACATCATCCTGGACGTGCCCGAGGTCACCACGCGCTCCCGCACCGGCGCCAACAAGCCCACGCTGCCGCCGCTGGGCAGCGTCACCATGACGACCTCCTCCTTGGTGCCCCCCGGCGTCACCAAGATCATCATCTCGCGGCAGATGCTGCCGGCGGGCGGGCAGGTGGTGACGGTGCTGCCCAGCGGCGTGCGCACGCTGCAGCCCGTGGCCACGTACAGCGCCGCCGCCcgcctgccgccgccgctgcagCAGATGCAGCAGATGCAGCACGGCCCGCCGCGCCTCCAGCAGATGGCGCCGGCACCGCCGCCGCTGCAGATGGCGTCCAAGCCCCGCGAGGCCGGTGTGGCCTCGGCCATGTCGGCCGCCGGCGCCGCCGTGCCCCCGCCCCCGCTGCAGATCAAGATCGTCCCCGCCTCCGTCCAGGGCGGGAAGGGCGGGCCCATCATCGTcaccacggcggcggcggcggtcctGTCGGCCAGCGCCCTGTCCACCGCCGTGTCCGGGCCCAGCCTGGCGCTGCAGGTGGTCAACTCGGCCCACCTGGACGGCCACGCGGACGAGGAGGTGGTGGCCGAGGTGTTCTCGTCGGAGGAG ACGGACATGGAGGTGGGGGACGCCCTGGAGGGCCACAGCATGTGCGTCCGGGCGGGCTGCACCAACCCTGCGGTGGACAGCACCGACTGGGACCGGGAGTACTGCAGCAATGAGTGCGTCGCCGACCACTGCAG GGATATCTTCATGGCTTGGTGCTCCATCCGCAGTCACAACATGGGCACGGTGAAATAA
- the tox4a gene encoding epidermal Langerhans cell protein LCP1-like isoform X2, whose translation MDLNFYSDLSGSCGQNVDTEFLDTQAYGEYSENKFPGSSDNYLTITGSGHPFLSAETFHTPSLGDEVFEIPPISLDPDSALNVGDVVSHFGELSDGSDGVVGQVGSRSLVSNLVVGANDPSFASTFVNSGSQGIEHLNLGVMSQSGAGALLSSSALTTLLQELGNSNGSHFSSSSPMTIDVQLGDIGHGLLGSSQLSTINQSELGLGLSAGNILLQTNSPDQPLSATASPAGSLQDDDMDDFRSVLVDSPMSLSSASSSGPSHMPPRPTLLASAPIRRGGGKPATLASVTALAAAAAAGKRGRKKKDPNEPQKPVSAYALFFRDTQAAIKGQNPNASFGEVSKIVASMWDSLAEEQKQVYKRKTEMAKKEYLHAMAAYRANQMSQPSSEVMETSPSPPPPAPPPAPPVVAMVPAARLAPSGPLEENTITNICASNIILDVPEVTTRSRTGANKPTLPPLGSVTMTTSSLVPPGVTKIIISRQMLPAGGQVVTVLPSGVRTLQPVATYSAAARLPPPLQQMQQMQHGPPRLQQMAPAPPPLQMASKPREAGVASAMSAAGAAVPPPPLQIKIVPASVQGGKGGPIIVTTAAAAVLSASALSTAVSGPSLALQVVNSAHLDGHADEEVVAEVFSSEETDMEVGDALEGHSMCVRAGCTNPAVDSTDWDREYCSNECVADHCRDIFMAWCSIRSHNMGTVK comes from the exons ATGGATCTGAATTTTTACTCTGATCTGTCGGGTAGCTGTGGGCAGAATGTCGACACGGAGTTCTTAGACACTCAGGCATATGGGGAATACTCAGAGAATAAG TTTCCAGGCAGCAGTGACAATTACCTGACCATCACCGGATCAGGGCACCCTTTTCTGTCTGCAGAG ACATTTCATACCCCAAGCCTAGGCGATGAGGTATTCGAGATCCCTCCGATTTCCTTGGACCCGGATTCAGCCCTCAACGTCGGCGATGTAGTGTCCCACTTTGGGGAGCTTTCAGATGGCTCGGACGGTGTGGTTGGACAGGTTGGCTCCAGAAGCCTTGTTAGCAACCTGGTGGTCGGAGCCAACGATCCGTCGTTCGCCTCCACCTTCGTCAACAGCGGCTCCCAGGGCATCGAACATCTGAACCTGGGGGTGATGAGCCAGAGCGGAGCTGGAGCTCTGCTTAGCTCTTCGGCTCTG ACCACTCTTCTACAGGAACTGGGGAATTCGAACGGATCCCACTTCAGCAGCTCCTCGCCCATGACCATCGACGTGCAGCTCGGGGACATCGGCCACGGCCTCCTGGGCAGCAGCCAGCTGTCCACCATCAACCAGTCTGAGCTGGGGCTGGGCCTCAGTGCGGGCAACATCCTGCTGCAGACCAACTCTCCTGATCAGCCGCTGTCAGCCACCGCGTCCCCCGCCGGCTCCCTGCAGGACGACGACATGGACGACTTCCGG AGTGTCCTGGTCGACTCCCCCAtgtccctctcctctgcctcctcctctggtccctCCCAtatgcccccccgccccaccctgcTGGCCTCGGCCCCCAtccggagaggggggggcaagCCGGCCACACTGGCCTCGGTGACGGCCCtggcggcggctgctgcggcCGGCAAGAGGGGCCGGAAGAAGAAGGACCCCAACGAGCCCCAGAAGCCTGTGTCGGCGTACGCGCTCTTCTTCAGGGACACGCAGGCCGCCATCAAGGGCCAGAACCCCAACGCCTCGTTCGGAGAGGTGTCCAAGATCGTGGCCTCCATGTGGGACAGCCTGGCCGAGGAGCAGAAGCAG GtgtataaaagaaaaacagaaatggCTAAGAAGGAGTATCTCCATGCGATGGCAGCATACAGAGCCAACCAGATGTCCCAG CCCTCCAGCGAGGTGATGGagaccagcccctcccccccgccccctgctcccccccccgctccccccgtGGTCGCCATGGTGCCGGCCGCCCGCCTGGCCCCCAGCGGGCCCCTGGAGGAGaacaccatcaccaacatcTGCGCCTCCAACATCATCCTGGACGTGCCCGAGGTCACCACGCGCTCCCGCACCGGCGCCAACAAGCCCACGCTGCCGCCGCTGGGCAGCGTCACCATGACGACCTCCTCCTTGGTGCCCCCCGGCGTCACCAAGATCATCATCTCGCGGCAGATGCTGCCGGCGGGCGGGCAGGTGGTGACGGTGCTGCCCAGCGGCGTGCGCACGCTGCAGCCCGTGGCCACGTACAGCGCCGCCGCCcgcctgccgccgccgctgcagCAGATGCAGCAGATGCAGCACGGCCCGCCGCGCCTCCAGCAGATGGCGCCGGCACCGCCGCCGCTGCAGATGGCGTCCAAGCCCCGCGAGGCCGGTGTGGCCTCGGCCATGTCGGCCGCCGGCGCCGCCGTGCCCCCGCCCCCGCTGCAGATCAAGATCGTCCCCGCCTCCGTCCAGGGCGGGAAGGGCGGGCCCATCATCGTcaccacggcggcggcggcggtcctGTCGGCCAGCGCCCTGTCCACCGCCGTGTCCGGGCCCAGCCTGGCGCTGCAGGTGGTCAACTCGGCCCACCTGGACGGCCACGCGGACGAGGAGGTGGTGGCCGAGGTGTTCTCGTCGGAGGAG ACGGACATGGAGGTGGGGGACGCCCTGGAGGGCCACAGCATGTGCGTCCGGGCGGGCTGCACCAACCCTGCGGTGGACAGCACCGACTGGGACCGGGAGTACTGCAGCAATGAGTGCGTCGCCGACCACTGCAG GGATATCTTCATGGCTTGGTGCTCCATCCGCAGTCACAACATGGGCACGGTGAAATAA
- the tox4a gene encoding epidermal Langerhans cell protein LCP1-like isoform X7: protein MEFPGSSDNYLTITGSGHPFLSAETFHTPSLGDEVFEIPPISLDPDSALNVGDVVSHFGELSDGSDGVVGQVGSRSLVSNLVVGANDPSFASTFVNSGSQGIEHLNLGVMSQSGAGALLSSSALTTLLQELGNSNGSHFSSSSPMTIDVQLGDIGHGLLGSSQLSTINQSELGLGLSAGNILLQTNSPDQPLSATASPAGSLQDDDMDDFRSVLVDSPMSLSSASSSGPSHMPPRPTLLASAPIRRGGGKPATLASVTALAAAAAAGKRGRKKKDPNEPQKPVSAYALFFRDTQAAIKGQNPNASFGEVSKIVASMWDSLAEEQKQVYKRKTEMAKKEYLHAMAAYRANQMSQPSSEVMETSPSPPPPAPPPAPPVVAMVPAARLAPSGPLEENTITNICASNIILDVPEVTTRSRTGANKPTLPPLGSVTMTTSSLVPPGVTKIIISRQMLPAGGQVVTVLPSGVRTLQPVATYSAAARLPPPLQQMQQMQHGPPRLQQMAPAPPPLQMASKPREAGVASAMSAAGAAVPPPPLQIKIVPASVQGGKGGPIIVTTAAAAVLSASALSTAVSGPSLALQVVNSAHLDGHADEEVVAEVFSSEETDMEVGDALEGHSMCVRAGCTNPAVDSTDWDREYCSNECVADHCRDIFMAWCSIRSHNMGTVK, encoded by the exons ATGGAG TTTCCAGGCAGCAGTGACAATTACCTGACCATCACCGGATCAGGGCACCCTTTTCTGTCTGCAGAG ACATTTCATACCCCAAGCCTAGGCGATGAGGTATTCGAGATCCCTCCGATTTCCTTGGACCCGGATTCAGCCCTCAACGTCGGCGATGTAGTGTCCCACTTTGGGGAGCTTTCAGATGGCTCGGACGGTGTGGTTGGACAGGTTGGCTCCAGAAGCCTTGTTAGCAACCTGGTGGTCGGAGCCAACGATCCGTCGTTCGCCTCCACCTTCGTCAACAGCGGCTCCCAGGGCATCGAACATCTGAACCTGGGGGTGATGAGCCAGAGCGGAGCTGGAGCTCTGCTTAGCTCTTCGGCTCTG ACCACTCTTCTACAGGAACTGGGGAATTCGAACGGATCCCACTTCAGCAGCTCCTCGCCCATGACCATCGACGTGCAGCTCGGGGACATCGGCCACGGCCTCCTGGGCAGCAGCCAGCTGTCCACCATCAACCAGTCTGAGCTGGGGCTGGGCCTCAGTGCGGGCAACATCCTGCTGCAGACCAACTCTCCTGATCAGCCGCTGTCAGCCACCGCGTCCCCCGCCGGCTCCCTGCAGGACGACGACATGGACGACTTCCGG AGTGTCCTGGTCGACTCCCCCAtgtccctctcctctgcctcctcctctggtccctCCCAtatgcccccccgccccaccctgcTGGCCTCGGCCCCCAtccggagaggggggggcaagCCGGCCACACTGGCCTCGGTGACGGCCCtggcggcggctgctgcggcCGGCAAGAGGGGCCGGAAGAAGAAGGACCCCAACGAGCCCCAGAAGCCTGTGTCGGCGTACGCGCTCTTCTTCAGGGACACGCAGGCCGCCATCAAGGGCCAGAACCCCAACGCCTCGTTCGGAGAGGTGTCCAAGATCGTGGCCTCCATGTGGGACAGCCTGGCCGAGGAGCAGAAGCAG GtgtataaaagaaaaacagaaatggCTAAGAAGGAGTATCTCCATGCGATGGCAGCATACAGAGCCAACCAGATGTCCCAG CCCTCCAGCGAGGTGATGGagaccagcccctcccccccgccccctgctcccccccccgctccccccgtGGTCGCCATGGTGCCGGCCGCCCGCCTGGCCCCCAGCGGGCCCCTGGAGGAGaacaccatcaccaacatcTGCGCCTCCAACATCATCCTGGACGTGCCCGAGGTCACCACGCGCTCCCGCACCGGCGCCAACAAGCCCACGCTGCCGCCGCTGGGCAGCGTCACCATGACGACCTCCTCCTTGGTGCCCCCCGGCGTCACCAAGATCATCATCTCGCGGCAGATGCTGCCGGCGGGCGGGCAGGTGGTGACGGTGCTGCCCAGCGGCGTGCGCACGCTGCAGCCCGTGGCCACGTACAGCGCCGCCGCCcgcctgccgccgccgctgcagCAGATGCAGCAGATGCAGCACGGCCCGCCGCGCCTCCAGCAGATGGCGCCGGCACCGCCGCCGCTGCAGATGGCGTCCAAGCCCCGCGAGGCCGGTGTGGCCTCGGCCATGTCGGCCGCCGGCGCCGCCGTGCCCCCGCCCCCGCTGCAGATCAAGATCGTCCCCGCCTCCGTCCAGGGCGGGAAGGGCGGGCCCATCATCGTcaccacggcggcggcggcggtcctGTCGGCCAGCGCCCTGTCCACCGCCGTGTCCGGGCCCAGCCTGGCGCTGCAGGTGGTCAACTCGGCCCACCTGGACGGCCACGCGGACGAGGAGGTGGTGGCCGAGGTGTTCTCGTCGGAGGAG ACGGACATGGAGGTGGGGGACGCCCTGGAGGGCCACAGCATGTGCGTCCGGGCGGGCTGCACCAACCCTGCGGTGGACAGCACCGACTGGGACCGGGAGTACTGCAGCAATGAGTGCGTCGCCGACCACTGCAG GGATATCTTCATGGCTTGGTGCTCCATCCGCAGTCACAACATGGGCACGGTGAAATAA
- the tox4a gene encoding epidermal Langerhans cell protein LCP1-like isoform X5 — MDLNFYSDLSGSCGQNVDTEFLDTQAYGEYSENKFPGSSDNYLTITGSGHPFLSAEQTFHTPSLGDEVFEIPPISLDPDSALNVGDVVSHFGELSDGSDGVVGQVGSRSLVSNLVVGANDPSFASTFVNSGSQGIEHLNLGVMSQSGAGALLSSSALELGNSNGSHFSSSSPMTIDVQLGDIGHGLLGSSQLSTINQSELGLGLSAGNILLQTNSPDQPLSATASPAGSLQDDDMDDFRSVLVDSPMSLSSASSSGPSHMPPRPTLLASAPIRRGGGKPATLASVTALAAAAAAGKRGRKKKDPNEPQKPVSAYALFFRDTQAAIKGQNPNASFGEVSKIVASMWDSLAEEQKQVYKRKTEMAKKEYLHAMAAYRANQMSQPSSEVMETSPSPPPPAPPPAPPVVAMVPAARLAPSGPLEENTITNICASNIILDVPEVTTRSRTGANKPTLPPLGSVTMTTSSLVPPGVTKIIISRQMLPAGGQVVTVLPSGVRTLQPVATYSAAARLPPPLQQMQQMQHGPPRLQQMAPAPPPLQMASKPREAGVASAMSAAGAAVPPPPLQIKIVPASVQGGKGGPIIVTTAAAAVLSASALSTAVSGPSLALQVVNSAHLDGHADEEVVAEVFSSEETDMEVGDALEGHSMCVRAGCTNPAVDSTDWDREYCSNECVADHCRDIFMAWCSIRSHNMGTVK; from the exons ATGGATCTGAATTTTTACTCTGATCTGTCGGGTAGCTGTGGGCAGAATGTCGACACGGAGTTCTTAGACACTCAGGCATATGGGGAATACTCAGAGAATAAG TTTCCAGGCAGCAGTGACAATTACCTGACCATCACCGGATCAGGGCACCCTTTTCTGTCTGCAGAG CAGACATTTCATACCCCAAGCCTAGGCGATGAGGTATTCGAGATCCCTCCGATTTCCTTGGACCCGGATTCAGCCCTCAACGTCGGCGATGTAGTGTCCCACTTTGGGGAGCTTTCAGATGGCTCGGACGGTGTGGTTGGACAGGTTGGCTCCAGAAGCCTTGTTAGCAACCTGGTGGTCGGAGCCAACGATCCGTCGTTCGCCTCCACCTTCGTCAACAGCGGCTCCCAGGGCATCGAACATCTGAACCTGGGGGTGATGAGCCAGAGCGGAGCTGGAGCTCTGCTTAGCTCTTCGGCTCTG GAACTGGGGAATTCGAACGGATCCCACTTCAGCAGCTCCTCGCCCATGACCATCGACGTGCAGCTCGGGGACATCGGCCACGGCCTCCTGGGCAGCAGCCAGCTGTCCACCATCAACCAGTCTGAGCTGGGGCTGGGCCTCAGTGCGGGCAACATCCTGCTGCAGACCAACTCTCCTGATCAGCCGCTGTCAGCCACCGCGTCCCCCGCCGGCTCCCTGCAGGACGACGACATGGACGACTTCCGG AGTGTCCTGGTCGACTCCCCCAtgtccctctcctctgcctcctcctctggtccctCCCAtatgcccccccgccccaccctgcTGGCCTCGGCCCCCAtccggagaggggggggcaagCCGGCCACACTGGCCTCGGTGACGGCCCtggcggcggctgctgcggcCGGCAAGAGGGGCCGGAAGAAGAAGGACCCCAACGAGCCCCAGAAGCCTGTGTCGGCGTACGCGCTCTTCTTCAGGGACACGCAGGCCGCCATCAAGGGCCAGAACCCCAACGCCTCGTTCGGAGAGGTGTCCAAGATCGTGGCCTCCATGTGGGACAGCCTGGCCGAGGAGCAGAAGCAG GtgtataaaagaaaaacagaaatggCTAAGAAGGAGTATCTCCATGCGATGGCAGCATACAGAGCCAACCAGATGTCCCAG CCCTCCAGCGAGGTGATGGagaccagcccctcccccccgccccctgctcccccccccgctccccccgtGGTCGCCATGGTGCCGGCCGCCCGCCTGGCCCCCAGCGGGCCCCTGGAGGAGaacaccatcaccaacatcTGCGCCTCCAACATCATCCTGGACGTGCCCGAGGTCACCACGCGCTCCCGCACCGGCGCCAACAAGCCCACGCTGCCGCCGCTGGGCAGCGTCACCATGACGACCTCCTCCTTGGTGCCCCCCGGCGTCACCAAGATCATCATCTCGCGGCAGATGCTGCCGGCGGGCGGGCAGGTGGTGACGGTGCTGCCCAGCGGCGTGCGCACGCTGCAGCCCGTGGCCACGTACAGCGCCGCCGCCcgcctgccgccgccgctgcagCAGATGCAGCAGATGCAGCACGGCCCGCCGCGCCTCCAGCAGATGGCGCCGGCACCGCCGCCGCTGCAGATGGCGTCCAAGCCCCGCGAGGCCGGTGTGGCCTCGGCCATGTCGGCCGCCGGCGCCGCCGTGCCCCCGCCCCCGCTGCAGATCAAGATCGTCCCCGCCTCCGTCCAGGGCGGGAAGGGCGGGCCCATCATCGTcaccacggcggcggcggcggtcctGTCGGCCAGCGCCCTGTCCACCGCCGTGTCCGGGCCCAGCCTGGCGCTGCAGGTGGTCAACTCGGCCCACCTGGACGGCCACGCGGACGAGGAGGTGGTGGCCGAGGTGTTCTCGTCGGAGGAG ACGGACATGGAGGTGGGGGACGCCCTGGAGGGCCACAGCATGTGCGTCCGGGCGGGCTGCACCAACCCTGCGGTGGACAGCACCGACTGGGACCGGGAGTACTGCAGCAATGAGTGCGTCGCCGACCACTGCAG GGATATCTTCATGGCTTGGTGCTCCATCCGCAGTCACAACATGGGCACGGTGAAATAA
- the tox4a gene encoding epidermal Langerhans cell protein LCP1-like isoform X8, which translates to MEFPGSSDNYLTITGSGHPFLSAEQTFHTPSLGDEVFEIPPISLDPDSALNVGDVVSHFGELSDGSDGVVGQVGSRSLVSNLVVGANDPSFASTFVNSGSQGIEHLNLGVMSQSGAGALLSSSALELGNSNGSHFSSSSPMTIDVQLGDIGHGLLGSSQLSTINQSELGLGLSAGNILLQTNSPDQPLSATASPAGSLQDDDMDDFRSVLVDSPMSLSSASSSGPSHMPPRPTLLASAPIRRGGGKPATLASVTALAAAAAAGKRGRKKKDPNEPQKPVSAYALFFRDTQAAIKGQNPNASFGEVSKIVASMWDSLAEEQKQVYKRKTEMAKKEYLHAMAAYRANQMSQPSSEVMETSPSPPPPAPPPAPPVVAMVPAARLAPSGPLEENTITNICASNIILDVPEVTTRSRTGANKPTLPPLGSVTMTTSSLVPPGVTKIIISRQMLPAGGQVVTVLPSGVRTLQPVATYSAAARLPPPLQQMQQMQHGPPRLQQMAPAPPPLQMASKPREAGVASAMSAAGAAVPPPPLQIKIVPASVQGGKGGPIIVTTAAAAVLSASALSTAVSGPSLALQVVNSAHLDGHADEEVVAEVFSSEETDMEVGDALEGHSMCVRAGCTNPAVDSTDWDREYCSNECVADHCRDIFMAWCSIRSHNMGTVK; encoded by the exons ATGGAG TTTCCAGGCAGCAGTGACAATTACCTGACCATCACCGGATCAGGGCACCCTTTTCTGTCTGCAGAG CAGACATTTCATACCCCAAGCCTAGGCGATGAGGTATTCGAGATCCCTCCGATTTCCTTGGACCCGGATTCAGCCCTCAACGTCGGCGATGTAGTGTCCCACTTTGGGGAGCTTTCAGATGGCTCGGACGGTGTGGTTGGACAGGTTGGCTCCAGAAGCCTTGTTAGCAACCTGGTGGTCGGAGCCAACGATCCGTCGTTCGCCTCCACCTTCGTCAACAGCGGCTCCCAGGGCATCGAACATCTGAACCTGGGGGTGATGAGCCAGAGCGGAGCTGGAGCTCTGCTTAGCTCTTCGGCTCTG GAACTGGGGAATTCGAACGGATCCCACTTCAGCAGCTCCTCGCCCATGACCATCGACGTGCAGCTCGGGGACATCGGCCACGGCCTCCTGGGCAGCAGCCAGCTGTCCACCATCAACCAGTCTGAGCTGGGGCTGGGCCTCAGTGCGGGCAACATCCTGCTGCAGACCAACTCTCCTGATCAGCCGCTGTCAGCCACCGCGTCCCCCGCCGGCTCCCTGCAGGACGACGACATGGACGACTTCCGG AGTGTCCTGGTCGACTCCCCCAtgtccctctcctctgcctcctcctctggtccctCCCAtatgcccccccgccccaccctgcTGGCCTCGGCCCCCAtccggagaggggggggcaagCCGGCCACACTGGCCTCGGTGACGGCCCtggcggcggctgctgcggcCGGCAAGAGGGGCCGGAAGAAGAAGGACCCCAACGAGCCCCAGAAGCCTGTGTCGGCGTACGCGCTCTTCTTCAGGGACACGCAGGCCGCCATCAAGGGCCAGAACCCCAACGCCTCGTTCGGAGAGGTGTCCAAGATCGTGGCCTCCATGTGGGACAGCCTGGCCGAGGAGCAGAAGCAG GtgtataaaagaaaaacagaaatggCTAAGAAGGAGTATCTCCATGCGATGGCAGCATACAGAGCCAACCAGATGTCCCAG CCCTCCAGCGAGGTGATGGagaccagcccctcccccccgccccctgctcccccccccgctccccccgtGGTCGCCATGGTGCCGGCCGCCCGCCTGGCCCCCAGCGGGCCCCTGGAGGAGaacaccatcaccaacatcTGCGCCTCCAACATCATCCTGGACGTGCCCGAGGTCACCACGCGCTCCCGCACCGGCGCCAACAAGCCCACGCTGCCGCCGCTGGGCAGCGTCACCATGACGACCTCCTCCTTGGTGCCCCCCGGCGTCACCAAGATCATCATCTCGCGGCAGATGCTGCCGGCGGGCGGGCAGGTGGTGACGGTGCTGCCCAGCGGCGTGCGCACGCTGCAGCCCGTGGCCACGTACAGCGCCGCCGCCcgcctgccgccgccgctgcagCAGATGCAGCAGATGCAGCACGGCCCGCCGCGCCTCCAGCAGATGGCGCCGGCACCGCCGCCGCTGCAGATGGCGTCCAAGCCCCGCGAGGCCGGTGTGGCCTCGGCCATGTCGGCCGCCGGCGCCGCCGTGCCCCCGCCCCCGCTGCAGATCAAGATCGTCCCCGCCTCCGTCCAGGGCGGGAAGGGCGGGCCCATCATCGTcaccacggcggcggcggcggtcctGTCGGCCAGCGCCCTGTCCACCGCCGTGTCCGGGCCCAGCCTGGCGCTGCAGGTGGTCAACTCGGCCCACCTGGACGGCCACGCGGACGAGGAGGTGGTGGCCGAGGTGTTCTCGTCGGAGGAG ACGGACATGGAGGTGGGGGACGCCCTGGAGGGCCACAGCATGTGCGTCCGGGCGGGCTGCACCAACCCTGCGGTGGACAGCACCGACTGGGACCGGGAGTACTGCAGCAATGAGTGCGTCGCCGACCACTGCAG GGATATCTTCATGGCTTGGTGCTCCATCCGCAGTCACAACATGGGCACGGTGAAATAA